Proteins encoded together in one Synechococcus sp. A15-62 window:
- a CDS encoding ABC transporter ATP-binding protein — MKISLKHYFCLFQILSSRRRVQIFYLFILSIISAICETANIGLLIPFLGILSEPDKTIYQSGFLGSIFNFIPTNFILPALALCFMFMIITSSSIRSLTIRNQTRLGSLINADLGKSTFNIILNKSYEWHLRSKSSKIISLLTQDVERVGAIVKGILMLCVNSILIGIVGGFLFFTSLQIMLAASLSLGIFYLILFIVFRRAFRESGKNRTYNFQQSVKVLQESLGGIREIILGKHYDLFVDTYDTFNRQRLLNDSGILVKATIPRYLVEGFLIILITGIALFYVLMGNELNNLLPSLAAVSLGAYKLMQPVQACFTTLGVLQANQSSLEKLLDFINAPNPTVSSSINALSYISEGTGEVPLVSLKDVSFKYKNSDNMILRNINLSIYKGEFIAIVGVTGSGKSTLSDIILGLLKPYHGNILVDNTDIHCDDSILKKWQQRISHVPQSIYLTDSNIESNIAYGVSPHDINHSRLLLAAKQASIDDYISSLSNGYQTSVGERGVSLSGGQRQRIGIARALYKQSDLLILDEATSALDNFTEKLVMNSIKKLRSRVTMCVIAHRLSTILHCDRILVLDKGIISGIGCYEDLIENNSTFRSLVLAKGNEP; from the coding sequence ATGAAAATTTCACTCAAACATTATTTTTGCCTATTTCAGATTTTGTCAAGTAGGAGAAGAGTTCAAATTTTTTATCTATTCATATTGAGTATTATTTCTGCAATTTGTGAAACTGCTAACATAGGACTATTGATTCCGTTTTTAGGAATTCTTTCAGAACCCGACAAAACCATATATCAATCGGGATTTTTGGGAAGTATATTTAATTTTATTCCAACTAATTTTATATTACCTGCATTAGCATTGTGCTTTATGTTTATGATTATAACGAGTTCCAGTATAAGAAGTCTTACCATTAGAAACCAAACACGGCTAGGCTCATTAATAAATGCTGACTTAGGCAAAAGTACTTTTAATATTATATTAAATAAATCTTATGAGTGGCATTTGCGGAGTAAAAGTAGCAAAATCATCAGTCTATTAACCCAAGATGTAGAAAGAGTTGGTGCTATCGTCAAAGGAATTCTAATGCTTTGTGTAAATTCTATTCTTATAGGTATTGTAGGTGGCTTTTTATTTTTTACTTCTCTGCAAATTATGCTTGCAGCTAGTTTGTCTCTAGGAATTTTCTATCTAATTTTATTTATTGTTTTTCGTAGGGCTTTTCGTGAATCAGGGAAGAATCGAACTTACAACTTTCAACAGAGTGTCAAAGTTTTGCAGGAAAGCTTGGGTGGTATTCGCGAAATAATTCTGGGCAAGCATTATGATTTATTTGTTGATACTTATGATACGTTTAATAGACAGCGTCTTTTAAATGATTCAGGAATACTTGTTAAAGCAACTATTCCACGATATCTGGTAGAAGGTTTTCTGATAATATTAATTACTGGTATAGCATTATTTTACGTATTAATGGGTAATGAATTGAATAACTTATTGCCATCTTTAGCCGCTGTCAGTTTAGGTGCATACAAACTAATGCAGCCAGTACAGGCATGTTTCACCACCCTTGGTGTATTACAAGCAAATCAATCTTCCCTTGAAAAACTTCTAGATTTTATTAACGCGCCTAATCCAACTGTTTCTAGTTCGATAAATGCACTAAGTTACATCTCAGAAGGAACTGGTGAAGTTCCCCTTGTGAGTTTAAAAGACGTGAGCTTTAAATATAAAAATAGTGATAATATGATTCTTCGGAATATAAATTTATCAATTTATAAGGGTGAGTTTATTGCAATTGTTGGCGTAACAGGTTCCGGAAAATCAACTCTTTCCGACATTATTCTTGGTCTTTTAAAGCCATACCATGGCAATATATTGGTAGATAATACTGATATTCATTGTGATGATTCTATTCTCAAGAAATGGCAGCAACGTATTTCGCATGTTCCTCAATCTATTTATTTAACTGATTCTAATATTGAGTCAAATATAGCTTATGGTGTCTCTCCGCATGATATTAATCATTCAAGATTACTTCTAGCCGCTAAGCAAGCTTCTATAGACGACTATATCAGTAGTTTGTCGAATGGTTATCAAACTTCTGTCGGTGAAAGAGGAGTTTCGTTAAGTGGAGGTCAACGTCAACGAATTGGTATTGCCCGAGCTTTATACAAACAATCAGATTTATTGATACTCGATGAGGCTACAAGTGCCTTAGATAACTTTACAGAGAAACTCGTGATGAACTCAATAAAGAAATTAAGGAGCAGAGTTACTATGTGCGTAATTGCTCATCGCCTTTCAACAATATTACACTGTGACCGTATTC
- a CDS encoding glycosyltransferase family 4 protein gives MIILSHPTGNFNVRMTSKALYECGLLEEFHTCISFPKNNPFIDFLGGNIKDEYFRRVFTEIPESKQVSHPKREFLRQVCFRSGLIRDMKETHPMSDFSLYKNFDQQVSRILKKNNYAKAVYCYEDGAKQTFIEAKKKGIQCIYELPIGYWKTARKIFEEETEINPEWANTLPGLKDSANKLRRKDDELELADSIVVASKFVETTLRNNFLADKNIYVIPYCTPSNKILNKPKYNKGKLRVLFVGSLTQRKGLSYALDAINALNDRFTLTIIGQKVTQDCEPLNKALEKHTWFSSLPHNQILQQMQNHDVLLFPTLFDGFGLVITEALSQGIPVITTMNSGGPECIRHGIDGFIVPIRDTSSIISHLDELDNDREKLQYMKESCIQRSKSLSFDLYKKQLSAFLNNIIK, from the coding sequence ATGATTATTCTATCTCATCCTACCGGTAATTTTAATGTACGAATGACTTCTAAGGCATTGTACGAATGTGGCCTATTGGAGGAATTCCATACTTGCATTAGTTTTCCAAAAAATAATCCCTTTATTGACTTCCTTGGTGGCAATATTAAAGATGAATATTTTAGGCGAGTCTTCACAGAAATACCTGAATCAAAACAAGTCAGCCACCCAAAGAGAGAGTTTTTGAGGCAGGTCTGCTTTCGATCAGGCTTAATTCGAGATATGAAAGAGACTCATCCTATGTCTGATTTTTCACTCTATAAAAACTTTGATCAACAGGTATCCCGTATACTCAAAAAAAATAATTATGCAAAAGCAGTCTACTGTTACGAGGATGGAGCCAAACAAACTTTTATTGAGGCGAAAAAAAAAGGCATACAATGTATTTATGAACTGCCAATTGGATATTGGAAAACTGCTCGAAAAATATTTGAGGAAGAGACGGAAATAAATCCAGAATGGGCTAATACATTACCTGGGTTAAAGGATAGCGCTAATAAGCTAAGAAGAAAAGATGACGAACTCGAATTAGCTGACTCAATTGTGGTTGCAAGTAAATTTGTGGAAACAACCTTAAGAAATAACTTTCTTGCTGATAAAAATATATATGTAATTCCATATTGCACACCTTCAAATAAAATATTGAATAAGCCAAAATATAATAAGGGAAAACTGCGTGTTCTCTTTGTCGGGTCACTAACGCAACGCAAGGGTCTGTCTTATGCATTGGATGCCATTAATGCATTAAATGACAGGTTCACACTTACAATTATTGGACAAAAAGTAACTCAGGATTGTGAGCCATTAAATAAAGCTCTCGAAAAGCATACTTGGTTTTCATCTTTGCCTCATAATCAGATTCTGCAACAAATGCAGAATCATGACGTCTTGCTTTTTCCAACTTTGTTTGATGGATTTGGCCTTGTTATAACTGAAGCTTTGTCACAAGGGATACCTGTTATCACAACTATGAACTCAGGAGGTCCCGAATGCATCCGTCATGGAATAGATGGTTTTATAGTGCCAATACGAGATACTAGCTCTATCATTTCACACTTAGATGAATTAGATAACGACAGAGAAAAGCTCCAATATATGAAAGAGTCATGCATTCAGCGGTCGAAGTCTCTAAGTTTTGATTTATATAAAAAACAATTGTCTGCTTTTCTGAATAATATCATCAAATAA
- a CDS encoding polysaccharide biosynthesis/export family protein, which translates to MPRSDFARGILAFSIVATNTFVFEIRAFAQGKSQVPTNTSNVSLTSATFERGQYLAGPGDVFNLKVFDAKELSGRLEVLNDGSISLPFVGSINVEGLTINQVIDKIRLNLGKILLRPDITLTLMTPRPVRIALIGEVEQPGLYTLGTRETLGTEGAVRVSVNGLPTIVDAIQKGGGITQEAKLNGVILKRRTQNKTDQYSKKTLDLVDLMMNGNQTQNLFLYDGDVIEIPKDKKLSADIIKIAAINLSPQTIEVNVIGEVEKPGRLKVNSNTTLTQAILIAGGTHQYRANERKIELVRMSRGGTATLKRYKLNLKEGVSPERNPILKNGDTIRVKRNLFAKSTDVLDEVSGPMTDIMTAISLYNMADDTFNLKLKENFVLFDREDEGPSGAP; encoded by the coding sequence ATGCCGAGAAGTGATTTTGCCAGGGGAATCCTAGCTTTTTCAATTGTAGCAACAAATACTTTTGTTTTTGAAATAAGGGCATTCGCCCAGGGTAAAAGTCAAGTACCAACCAATACGAGCAATGTTAGTTTAACTTCAGCAACGTTTGAGAGAGGGCAGTATTTAGCTGGTCCCGGTGATGTTTTTAATTTGAAAGTATTTGATGCCAAAGAATTGTCGGGAAGACTAGAGGTTCTAAATGATGGCTCCATATCTTTGCCATTTGTAGGATCTATTAATGTTGAGGGGCTAACAATTAATCAGGTTATAGATAAAATCAGATTAAATTTAGGGAAAATATTGCTCAGACCTGATATAACCCTTACTCTCATGACACCAAGGCCCGTTCGTATTGCTTTAATTGGCGAAGTTGAACAACCTGGTTTATATACCTTGGGAACACGAGAGACTTTGGGTACAGAAGGTGCTGTGAGAGTTTCGGTCAATGGATTACCAACAATTGTAGATGCAATACAAAAGGGTGGAGGAATTACACAAGAGGCAAAGCTAAACGGAGTTATTTTAAAACGAAGAACTCAAAATAAAACCGATCAATACAGTAAAAAGACACTCGACTTGGTTGATTTAATGATGAATGGAAATCAAACACAAAATCTATTCCTATATGATGGAGATGTGATTGAGATACCTAAAGACAAAAAACTATCAGCCGATATTATTAAAATTGCAGCAATTAATTTATCACCACAAACTATCGAAGTCAACGTAATCGGTGAGGTTGAGAAACCGGGGCGGTTGAAGGTTAATTCAAATACAACTTTGACACAGGCAATCTTGATTGCAGGGGGAACACATCAATATAGAGCAAATGAACGAAAGATCGAGCTTGTTAGGATGAGTAGAGGTGGAACTGCAACTCTAAAAAGATATAAGTTGAATTTAAAGGAAGGAGTATCTCCCGAAAGAAATCCAATATTAAAGAATGGGGATACTATACGAGTCAAAAGAAACCTTTTTGCTAAATCGACAGATGTGTTAGACGAGGTCTCAGGACCAATGACAGATATTATGACGGCAATTTCTCTATACAATATGGCTGACGATACCTTTAATCTTAAACTTAAGGAAAATTTTGTTCTGTTTGACAGGGAAGATGAAGGCCCTAGTGGAGCTCCATAA
- a CDS encoding polysaccharide biosynthesis tyrosine autokinase, translating into MSTDIPEEDLGKSISLSEIAFALKRRWKVVAISFSFLYILNVAYTLYNWNFNRIYRGGVKLLIVDPFGENSAASGGLPSGGGLDNQFFEELARNDTATNIPTLIEVLKSKSVLGKLSASNDIFYEKLVKSITITPKGENSGGGGLAAMRGGGGDAGILEISLNWHDPSEGKKILGLFTDTILNFSQKEKQLRLVKGINFLDSQSPELEKDVEKMQLKLAEFRRVNSMVDPLRTGQNLKRNEDKIRDEVLEIEKTRDRLLQARSEIVAGNVSALGYQEGITDRGSGARLTISDVDQSLLKEMQKVESQLAAARSTYQPDSLMVRGLSKRLENLRPLLISNQLDAVDAALALNKGRLMNAKKRAEDVEEKFLFTQNIIREYEGLQERLAQARSKLSGLTSAREAFEFDNAQNSVPWRIISPPGMSSIPFSPRPKRDLLVGFVFSLVSSAVIAYFLDLRQNVFYSSKSVFSSIKLPGIIHIPFLPVLNNLKSFTFSRVKIDQDNLNQRVMINLSDLPEDVDSLVEFENSFRKLYSIIKFVHYDKDLKSIVFTSSVTSEGKSLLVSSFAIFLSQLGRKVLLIDGDLRKPRLHTLLNLKLEKGFSDLLDDDNYNLAKVTKKIGDVENLDFISAGLSLTEPTILFSSPRLQLLINSINESSSYDYILIDTPPSLICSDASLITRCCSTSLYIVSLRNVKKNMAIEALKSFTESNDKCLGIISNSTKFELNSVDSYSKAYSSYYNNSSLFNAPNAKSVLTKTSKFPSILKSLVYNKRTPIIVRKAIESSSRFYYNIKEWFID; encoded by the coding sequence ATGAGCACGGATATTCCCGAAGAGGATCTTGGCAAGTCTATTTCTCTATCAGAAATAGCATTTGCATTAAAACGACGTTGGAAGGTTGTTGCTATATCATTCAGCTTTCTTTATATATTGAATGTAGCATACACACTTTACAATTGGAACTTCAATCGAATTTATAGAGGTGGAGTCAAGCTACTTATTGTTGATCCTTTCGGAGAAAATAGCGCTGCTTCAGGGGGTTTACCTAGTGGAGGAGGCTTAGATAATCAATTTTTCGAGGAACTAGCGAGAAACGACACCGCAACTAATATTCCTACATTAATTGAAGTGCTTAAAAGCAAATCCGTACTTGGAAAATTATCAGCTTCTAATGATATTTTCTATGAAAAATTAGTAAAATCTATAACAATCACGCCTAAAGGTGAAAACTCAGGTGGTGGTGGGCTTGCAGCAATGCGTGGAGGCGGTGGTGATGCTGGCATTTTAGAGATATCTTTAAATTGGCATGATCCATCTGAGGGCAAAAAAATTCTTGGGTTGTTCACCGATACTATACTGAATTTTTCTCAAAAAGAAAAGCAATTACGGCTAGTCAAGGGTATTAATTTTCTTGATAGCCAATCGCCAGAATTAGAAAAAGATGTAGAAAAGATGCAATTAAAGCTAGCTGAATTTAGGCGCGTTAACTCTATGGTTGATCCTCTTAGAACAGGTCAGAATCTAAAGAGGAATGAAGATAAAATACGTGATGAAGTTTTGGAGATTGAAAAAACTAGAGATCGACTTTTGCAAGCTCGCTCTGAAATTGTTGCTGGTAATGTTTCTGCTTTAGGCTATCAAGAAGGTATTACGGACAGAGGCTCAGGTGCTCGTCTAACAATCTCTGATGTAGACCAAAGCCTTTTAAAAGAAATGCAGAAAGTTGAGTCTCAATTGGCTGCTGCAAGATCTACTTACCAGCCCGATTCGTTAATGGTGAGAGGCTTATCAAAGCGACTAGAAAATTTGCGCCCGTTGTTGATTTCAAACCAGCTAGATGCTGTCGATGCTGCTCTAGCGCTGAATAAAGGACGACTGATGAATGCTAAAAAACGTGCAGAAGATGTTGAAGAAAAATTTCTCTTTACTCAAAACATCATACGAGAATATGAAGGTCTGCAAGAACGCTTAGCTCAAGCAAGATCTAAGCTTAGTGGGTTGACAAGTGCTCGAGAGGCATTTGAATTTGATAATGCACAAAATAGTGTTCCATGGCGCATCATTTCGCCTCCAGGAATGTCGAGCATCCCTTTTTCACCCAGACCAAAGCGTGACCTTTTAGTAGGTTTTGTTTTTTCTCTGGTTTCCAGTGCAGTAATTGCATATTTCCTAGATCTACGCCAAAATGTATTCTACTCTTCAAAGTCAGTATTTTCTAGCATAAAACTTCCGGGCATCATTCACATTCCGTTCTTGCCAGTCCTGAATAATCTCAAATCCTTTACTTTCTCAAGAGTTAAAATTGATCAAGATAATCTAAATCAACGAGTAATGATCAACCTCTCTGATTTACCCGAAGATGTTGATTCATTGGTTGAGTTTGAGAACTCCTTCCGAAAGCTTTACAGCATTATCAAATTCGTACACTACGACAAGGATTTAAAGTCAATTGTCTTTACAAGTTCAGTAACTTCAGAAGGTAAATCGCTACTTGTTTCATCATTTGCAATATTTCTGTCACAACTAGGGCGAAAAGTCTTATTAATTGATGGAGATTTACGAAAGCCTCGGCTTCATACTTTATTGAATCTAAAATTAGAGAAAGGTTTTTCCGACTTATTAGATGATGACAACTACAACTTAGCGAAGGTTACAAAGAAGATCGGGGATGTTGAGAACCTTGATTTTATATCGGCAGGATTATCATTGACTGAACCAACCATTTTGTTTAGCTCTCCTCGCCTTCAACTTTTAATCAATTCGATTAATGAATCTTCCTCATATGATTACATCCTAATTGATACACCTCCCTCGCTAATTTGTTCTGATGCTTCCCTGATCACACGATGCTGTTCAACCTCTCTTTATATTGTATCTCTAAGGAATGTCAAAAAAAATATGGCAATCGAGGCCTTAAAAAGTTTTACAGAATCAAATGATAAATGCTTGGGAATAATTTCTAATTCCACTAAATTTGAATTAAATTCCGTTGATAGCTACTCGAAAGCCTATTCCAGTTATTATAATAATTCATCATTGTTCAATGCACCTAATGCCAAATCTGTTTTGACTAAAACTTCTAAATTTCCATCAATCCTGAAAAGCCTGGTTTATAATAAACGAACCCCAATAATTGTCAGAAAGGCTATCGAATCATCATCACGATTCTACTATAATATCAAGGAGTGGTTTATTGACTAG